A single region of the Salmo salar chromosome ssa16, Ssal_v3.1, whole genome shotgun sequence genome encodes:
- the LOC100196565 gene encoding splicing factor 3B subunit 3: MWLKSSDFEISRHLCFSCLDYIVVGSDSGRILILEYHPSKNMFEKIHQETFGKSGCRRIVPGQFLAVDPKGRAVMIGKSAQGTEREIVLERVGNGNFVVVDICDLMG, encoded by the coding sequence ATGTGGTTAAAAAGCTCTGATTTTGAAATCTCGAGACATTTGTGCTTTTCATGCCTAGACTACATTGTGGTGGGCAGTGACTCAGGCCGCATATTGATCCTGGAGTACCACCCCTCCAAGAACATGTTTGAGAAGATCCACCAGGAGACCTTTGGCAAGAGTGGCTGTCGTCGCATCGTCCCTGGACAGTTCCTTGCCGTCGACCCCAAGGGCAGGGCAGTCATGATAGGTAAATCAGCTCAGGGAACTGAGAGGGAGATTGTTTTGGAAAGAGTTGGTAACGgtaattttgttgttgttgacatctGTGACTTGATGGGATAA